Proteins encoded together in one Streptomyces umbrinus window:
- a CDS encoding ATP-binding protein translates to MPRTPVRHDFPVISTPGHVPVARHETAKILIGWGMSDEVVDTSCLIITELVTNVVRHAAVVSPTATVTLAVEDEGGLVLAVADAHPFKPKPLLAAHGFGGRGLHLVDALVREADGKAEVVPDAATGGKQIIIHLPLALD, encoded by the coding sequence ATGCCCCGTACTCCGGTGCGTCATGACTTCCCGGTGATCTCCACGCCCGGGCACGTCCCGGTGGCCCGTCACGAGACGGCCAAGATCCTTATCGGCTGGGGCATGTCCGACGAGGTCGTGGACACCTCCTGTCTGATCATCACCGAACTGGTCACGAACGTCGTACGGCACGCCGCCGTTGTGTCGCCCACTGCCACCGTCACCCTCGCCGTCGAGGATGAGGGCGGTCTGGTGCTGGCTGTCGCGGATGCCCACCCGTTCAAACCGAAGCCCCTGCTCGCCGCGCACGGCTTCGGAGGGCGCGGCCTGCACCTGGTCGACGCTCTGGTACGCGAGGCCGATGGCAAGGCCGAAGTCGTCCCGGACGCCGCCACCGGAGGAAAGCAGATCATCATCCACCTGCCTCTGGCCCTCGACTGA
- a CDS encoding DUF4190 domain-containing protein: MRLTAPPRRETGRRDTEGMAVASFVLGLVGLLVLNFVLGPIAIALATLALRRDTPRRFRALLGLWLGIADIAILAVLMAANGATSWSIVG; encoded by the coding sequence ATGCGGCTGACAGCACCTCCGCGGCGGGAGACCGGCAGGCGGGACACCGAAGGCATGGCTGTCGCCTCCTTCGTCCTCGGACTCGTCGGACTGCTCGTCCTCAATTTCGTCCTCGGCCCGATCGCCATCGCCCTGGCCACCCTCGCCCTGCGCCGGGACACACCCCGCCGCTTCCGGGCCCTGCTCGGACTGTGGCTCGGCATTGCGGACATCGCGATCCTCGCTGTCCTCATGGCGGCGAACGGCGCCACGTCGTGGAGCATCGTCGGCTGA
- a CDS encoding helix-turn-helix domain-containing protein, giving the protein MRERDETTGGPIGERLAAWRVHRRMSREDLASRAGLELGYIVGLEMGTDWMDRRGRLATLAGALRLDVADLTGQPYPPRGAEHVAVRAVAFHLRRRVLRWDLGTSPGPRLDELEERVRDAAAADASGDEYRLALALPELIDAADLAVSTAAPREHEEANRLRVQAHVLGAGLLRRLGYKDLAWMLLHRARPGVQEPLQVLVEEVHLLIDLGLPEYALSRAGRAQEAGAGQELVPLTAQAQAMAGRRRHAERLLDTAAAQAANARDVAVVNAARAAVAVECGDPEEAGAHVRAVDQDLLDDAPRSSLLVVAAAAAARQDHAGQAATRLLEADAAAPSRLRLDPLARDLVAALAVQTAGTSQAAAVGNLAESAGLR; this is encoded by the coding sequence ATGCGAGAGAGGGATGAGACGACCGGCGGCCCGATCGGGGAGCGCTTGGCCGCCTGGCGCGTGCACCGGAGAATGTCCCGGGAGGACCTTGCGTCCCGAGCCGGCCTGGAGCTCGGCTACATCGTAGGCCTGGAGATGGGCACCGATTGGATGGACCGCCGCGGTCGGCTCGCCACGTTGGCCGGAGCACTGCGGTTGGACGTCGCGGATCTGACCGGGCAGCCCTATCCGCCGCGTGGAGCTGAGCACGTGGCCGTACGAGCGGTCGCGTTTCACCTGCGCCGTCGCGTTCTGCGATGGGATCTGGGGACATCACCCGGCCCCCGGCTGGACGAACTCGAGGAGCGGGTCCGGGACGCCGCAGCGGCCGACGCATCAGGAGACGAGTACCGTCTCGCTCTCGCACTGCCCGAGTTGATCGACGCGGCAGACCTCGCAGTCTCCACGGCGGCACCACGCGAGCACGAGGAGGCGAACCGGCTACGGGTGCAAGCACATGTGCTGGGCGCCGGGCTGCTGCGGCGGCTGGGGTACAAGGACTTGGCCTGGATGCTGCTCCACCGTGCCCGGCCCGGCGTCCAAGAGCCTCTCCAGGTGCTGGTCGAGGAGGTACATCTTCTGATCGACCTCGGCCTGCCCGAGTACGCACTGTCCCGAGCCGGGCGCGCCCAAGAGGCCGGAGCGGGGCAAGAGTTGGTCCCTCTGACCGCTCAGGCCCAGGCCATGGCAGGTCGCCGCCGCCACGCCGAACGGCTCCTGGACACGGCCGCCGCGCAGGCCGCGAATGCACGGGACGTGGCCGTGGTGAACGCCGCCCGTGCCGCTGTCGCCGTCGAATGCGGCGATCCCGAAGAAGCCGGTGCCCACGTCCGCGCGGTGGACCAGGACCTGCTCGACGACGCCCCTCGGTCCAGCTTGCTGGTAGTCGCCGCAGCCGCCGCGGCCCGGCAGGACCATGCCGGGCAGGCCGCGACGCGGCTTCTCGAGGCCGACGCCGCGGCACCTTCTCGGCTGCGGCTCGACCCGCTGGCCAGGGACCTGGTCGCCGCGCTCGCCGTACAAACTGCCGGCACCTCCCAGGCCGCTGCGGTGGGAAATCTGGCCGAGTCCGCCGGTCTGCGGTGA
- a CDS encoding helix-turn-helix domain-containing protein, with the protein MDEQQARKIGARLRSARRQRGMSLRKLAELADVSVGYLSMVENGLRHLDRSSLITAFTEALHIAPSELTGQPFAPVDPNASAAHEAIPALRLALMGITMATPPDRRPPKAPAAVLADHVARANRLYHAAEYGTLAAGLPTLLASLHAAVEAADGPARHELLKLLADAYHPACTLLLKNLGYTDLAFIAVTRAAEAIAELDDPVYSALSGFFHTHVLMSAGSPTQALAQATAAANALEAHLTSPDAHALLGELHLISATSLTQDRHRPGNTRAEEIRGHLVEVADLAGRTGETRAHHLNFGPTNVGIHQVSLNTDLGLHGAAVTAGHNVHPEVLEEAPGRQAAFHADLGRSLARMGGREADAVASLLTAEEIAPQRIHASAPVRSTVEYLSDRQLPAHVARDLRGLAHRVGLPL; encoded by the coding sequence ATGGACGAACAGCAGGCTCGGAAGATCGGAGCGCGCCTTCGATCGGCCCGCCGGCAGCGAGGGATGAGCCTGCGGAAGCTCGCGGAACTGGCTGACGTGTCTGTCGGGTACCTGTCGATGGTGGAGAACGGTCTTCGTCACTTAGACCGCTCCAGCCTGATCACAGCCTTTACCGAAGCCCTCCACATCGCTCCGTCCGAGCTGACCGGCCAGCCCTTCGCCCCGGTGGACCCGAACGCGAGCGCGGCCCACGAAGCGATTCCGGCTCTGCGCCTGGCGCTAATGGGAATCACCATGGCCACCCCGCCGGACCGCCGGCCCCCCAAGGCACCGGCGGCCGTACTGGCCGACCATGTGGCGAGGGCCAACCGGCTGTACCACGCTGCCGAATACGGCACCCTTGCCGCTGGCCTGCCCACCCTGCTCGCCAGCCTGCACGCAGCCGTTGAGGCCGCCGACGGACCGGCTCGGCACGAGTTGCTGAAACTGCTGGCGGACGCGTACCACCCGGCCTGCACTCTGCTGCTGAAGAACTTGGGCTACACCGACCTGGCGTTCATCGCCGTCACCCGTGCTGCTGAGGCGATCGCGGAGCTGGACGACCCCGTCTACTCCGCTCTCAGCGGCTTCTTCCACACCCACGTGCTGATGTCGGCCGGCAGCCCCACGCAGGCCCTCGCCCAAGCCACGGCCGCCGCCAACGCCCTGGAAGCACACTTGACCAGCCCGGACGCGCACGCGCTGCTCGGCGAACTCCACCTGATCTCCGCCACCTCCCTCACCCAGGACCGGCACCGGCCCGGGAACACCCGCGCCGAGGAGATCCGAGGCCACCTCGTCGAGGTCGCCGACCTCGCCGGTCGCACGGGCGAGACACGTGCCCACCACCTGAACTTCGGCCCCACCAACGTCGGTATCCACCAGGTGAGCCTGAACACCGACCTCGGCTTGCACGGTGCGGCTGTCACTGCCGGCCACAACGTGCACCCGGAGGTCCTGGAGGAGGCCCCCGGCCGACAGGCCGCCTTCCACGCAGACCTGGGCCGGTCGCTGGCTCGCATGGGCGGCCGGGAAGCCGACGCGGTCGCCTCCCTGCTGACCGCCGAGGAGATCGCCCCCCAGCGCATCCACGCCAGCGCTCCGGTGAGGAGCACCGTCGAATACCTCAGCGACCGGCAGCTGCCCGCTCACGTCGCACGGGATCTGCGCGGGCTGGCCCATCGCGTTGGCCTGCCGCTCTGA